Proteins from a genomic interval of Rosa chinensis cultivar Old Blush chromosome 2, RchiOBHm-V2, whole genome shotgun sequence:
- the LOC112186038 gene encoding RING-H2 finger protein ATL2, with product MSISLLFSGIMILGVILICFVIYIVFTVAWYLYGRQILSAPTLSQQEDPAKEKYFSYQKLKPDVITFNYKKELSDDPNHEEENSDQNECVVCLRGLQNEEFVRQLPKCKHTFHAPCIDMWLYSHSDCPICRTVIDQLPDEGAFTPGRKSEVSVDISPSLTLTTISII from the coding sequence ATGTCAATATCGTTGCTTTTTTCTGGCATTATGATCTTAGGGGTGATACTCATTTGCTTTGTAATTTACATTGTATTTACCGTAGCATGGTACTTATATGGTAGGCAAATACTATCTGCTCCAACATTAAGCCAGCAGGAGGACCCAGCCAAGGAGAAGTACTTTAGTTACCAGAAACTGAAGCCGGATGTGATCACATTCAACTACAAGAAAGAATTGAGTGATGATCCAAATCACGAAGAAGAGAATTCTGATCAAAATGAATGCGTGGTGTGCTTAAGAGGTTTACAGAATGAGGAATTTGTGAGGCAACTGCCAAAATGCAAGCACACATTCCACGCGCCTTGTATAGACATGTGGCTCTACTCTCACTCTGATTGCCCCATCTGTCGGACGGTGATTGATCAGTTGCCTGATGAAGGTGCATTTACACCAGGCCGGAAGTCGGAGGTCTCTGTAGATATCAGCCCATCATTGACCTTAACAACCATCTCAATAATCTAG